CCGGCAACAGACGCGCAACATCAGCCTTCATGCGTTTTTTCAGCTCGGCGCTCAGCGGCAGGCGCCAGTCATCAAACAGGTGGTCATCGATATTCGGTGGCCGGTGTTCGGTACTGCGCGAGTCGCGAATCAGCAGGACCTGCCGACCTTCTTCCAGCCCCTCGGCCTTGCCTTCCTTATAGCCATATTCCACCCCGGCGGTGTGCCCGCTGCGAAAGCCGTCCGCCTGGCCATGCAGCCAGGATGCCCGGTGTTGTGCACGCAGGCGGGTCAGGCCGTGGCCGAAGAATCGGGCGGCCAGGCGCTTGAGCAGCGGCATCTCGGCCAGAGGACGAAGTTCAGGGGGAAGATCGGGAGTGTGTTGCGACACGCGGACGGACTCCAGGGTGAGAGGCTGTTGCCGGCTATGGTGTCTGCATTTGCCGCTGAGTACTAGTGAATTGCTTATGACTCATTGGGTTATGCGATGAACTGAAAGCCGGATGAGAACGTTTCGAGCGGATTTTATATCAAAGTATTCGATTGTTATGAGGCACTTTTTACGCTTTTTCCTGATCGTTACCTGGTGGATGATGCCCGTCATCAACCAACGGTCTCTTCGTGGCTCAGGCGCCTTGCCCCATGACGAACCCTTTCAGGAGACGATCATGCTTGAACTCAGACCTTTCAACTCGCTCGGTGGTGCAGACCACGGCTGGCTGAATGCCCATCACCACTTTTCGTTCGCCGAGTACTACGACCCCAAGCGCATGAACTGGGGCAACCTGCGGGTCTGGAACGATGACGTGATCGCCCCCGGCACCGGTTTCCCCCAGCACCCGCACCGGGACATGGAGATCATCACCTATGTCCGTGAAGGCGCCATCAGCCACCAGGACAACCTGGGCAACAAGGGTCGCACCGAGGCTGGTGACGTTCAGGTGATGAGTGCCGGTACCGGCATCGCCCACAGCGAATACAACCTGGAGGCGACGCCGACCAAGATCTTCCAGATCTGGATCATCCCCAATGAAACCGGACTGGCACCGTCCTGGGGCGCCAAACCCTTCCCGAAAGATGGACGCGAAGGTTTCGTGACCCTGGCCAGTGGCAAGGTCGGCGACGACCAGAGCCTGCGCATCCGTGCCGATGCACGGCTGGTGGCGGCGAACCTCAAGGCTGGCGAAAGCGCCGAGTACCGCCTGGACAGCGGTCGTCGTGCCTACCTGGTTCCGGCGACCGGTGTCATAGAAGTCAATGGCTTGCGCGCGCAAGCTCGAGACGGTATTGCAGTGGCCGATGAGCAGGTGTTGCGGGTGACGGCGATTGAAGACAGCGAGATCGTGCTGGTGGATCTGGCTTGATCCTTTAAACACGAGGCAAAAAAAGGGGCGACCGTGAATGGTCGCCCCTTTTTTTTGAATTGTGTCGCTCATAAGACCGTCATCGCGGGCAAGCCTTGCTCCCACAGGGGAATGCGTTCCACTGTGGGAGCAAGGCCTGCCCGCGACAGGGCCATCACTTATTTCGCCGAAATCGCGCCATCCACCAGCGTCTGAGCCTCCGCCACCAACTGCTTCAGATGTTCATCGCTGACAAAGCTTTCCGCATAGATCTTGTAGATGTCCTCGGTACCCGATGGACGCGCCGCGAACCAGCCGTTTTCGGTCATGACTTTCAGACCGCCAATGGCCTGTTCGTTGCCCGGTGCATGGCTGAGGATGCTCTGGATCGCTTCGCCCGCCAGTTCGGTCGAAGTGACCTGATCCGGCGACAATTTGCTCAGCAGCGCTTTCTGCTGCGGATTGGCCTTGGCATCGACCCGCACCGAGAACGGTTCACCCAGTTCATCGGTCAGGGCGCGATACGCCTGGCTCGGATCACGACCGGTGCGAGCGGTCATTTCGGCCGCCAGCAGTGCCGGGATCAGGCCATCCTTGTCGGTGCTCCAGACGCCGCCGTCCTTGCGCAGGAATGAGGCACCGGCGCTTTCTTCGCCGCCAAAGCCCAGGGAGCCGTCAAACAGGCCGTCGGCGAACCATTTGAAGCCGACCGGCACTTCGTACAGGCGACGGCCCAGGCGCTTGGCCACACGATCGATCAAACCGCTGCTGACCACGGTCTTGCCCACGGCGGCATCGGCGCGCCAGTGCGGACGGTTCTGGAACAGGTAGTCGATGGACACCGCCAGGTAGTTGTTCGGCGCCAACAGGCCGCCGGACGGCGTGACGATGCCGTGACGGTCATGGTCCGGGTCGCAGGCGAAGGCCACGTCGAAGCGCTCTTTCAGGCCGATCAGGCCCTGCATGGCGTGGGTGGACGATGGGTCCATGCGGATCTGGCCATCCCAGTCGACGGTCATGAAGCGGAAGGTCGCATCCACTTCCTTGTTCACCACGTCCAGGTCCAGGCGGTAATGCTCGGCAATCGCCGACCAGTAGCGCACCCCTGCTCCACCCAGCGGATCGACACCCAGACGCAGCTTGGCGTTACGGATGGCGTCGAAATCGATGACGTTGATCAGGTCGGCAACGTAGGTGTTCACATAGTCGTGACGATGGGTGGTGCTGGCCTTCAGGGCCTGTTCGTAGCTGATGCGCTTGACGCCGGCCAGTTTGTTGGCGAGCAGTTCGTTGGCCTTGGCCTCGATCCACTTGGTGATGTGGGTATCGGCCGGGCCACCGTTGGTTGGGTTGTATTTGTAGCCACCGCTTTGCGGCGGATTGTGCGACGGCGTGATGACAATGCCATCCGCCAGGCCCGAGGTGCGCCCGCGGTTGTAGCAAAGGATCGCGTGGGAAACCGCCGGGGTCGGCGTGTATTCGTCGCCTTCGGCAATCATCACCGTCACGCCGTTGGCCGCCAGCACTTCCAGGGCGCTCGCGCCGGCCGGGGTCGACAATGCGTGGGTGTCGATGCCGACAAACAGCGGCCCGTCGATACCCTGGGATTCGCGATACAGACAGATCGCCTGGCTGATCGCCAGCACGTGCCACTCGTTGAAACTCAGGTCGAAGGAGCTGCCTCGGTGCCCGGAGGTGCCGAACGCCACGCGCTGGGTCGAAATGGCGGCATCAGGCTGGCCGGTGTAATACGCCGTAACCAGTCGCGGGATGTCGACCAACAATTCTGCCGGTGCCGGTTTACCCGCAAAAGGACTGAGTGTCATGCAAAACCTCTGGAATAGAGTGGTTCAGGAGATGGAACGCAGTTTACTGGCAGTTTGACCATCGCGCGACGTTATAGATCCCGGCATTGCCCCGGCGCACTGTTATAAAT
This genomic interval from Pseudomonas putida contains the following:
- a CDS encoding pirin family protein; the protein is MLELRPFNSLGGADHGWLNAHHHFSFAEYYDPKRMNWGNLRVWNDDVIAPGTGFPQHPHRDMEIITYVREGAISHQDNLGNKGRTEAGDVQVMSAGTGIAHSEYNLEATPTKIFQIWIIPNETGLAPSWGAKPFPKDGREGFVTLASGKVGDDQSLRIRADARLVAANLKAGESAEYRLDSGRRAYLVPATGVIEVNGLRAQARDGIAVADEQVLRVTAIEDSEIVLVDLA
- the pgm gene encoding phosphoglucomutase (alpha-D-glucose-1,6-bisphosphate-dependent) produces the protein MTLSPFAGKPAPAELLVDIPRLVTAYYTGQPDAAISTQRVAFGTSGHRGSSFDLSFNEWHVLAISQAICLYRESQGIDGPLFVGIDTHALSTPAGASALEVLAANGVTVMIAEGDEYTPTPAVSHAILCYNRGRTSGLADGIVITPSHNPPQSGGYKYNPTNGGPADTHITKWIEAKANELLANKLAGVKRISYEQALKASTTHRHDYVNTYVADLINVIDFDAIRNAKLRLGVDPLGGAGVRYWSAIAEHYRLDLDVVNKEVDATFRFMTVDWDGQIRMDPSSTHAMQGLIGLKERFDVAFACDPDHDRHGIVTPSGGLLAPNNYLAVSIDYLFQNRPHWRADAAVGKTVVSSGLIDRVAKRLGRRLYEVPVGFKWFADGLFDGSLGFGGEESAGASFLRKDGGVWSTDKDGLIPALLAAEMTARTGRDPSQAYRALTDELGEPFSVRVDAKANPQQKALLSKLSPDQVTSTELAGEAIQSILSHAPGNEQAIGGLKVMTENGWFAARPSGTEDIYKIYAESFVSDEHLKQLVAEAQTLVDGAISAK